Proteins encoded by one window of Chondromyces crocatus:
- a CDS encoding serine hydrolase domain-containing protein: MRTERTVRRRDLLRWAGPAAAALAVTPAILALPGQQGGHPAPTLAPGLPEYVGMSAARLEDVFARIARRVEDGLFPGATALIARKGMIVGHRAFGTKVRDHETEPVTLDTIFDVQSMTKVLATAIAALVLVDDGDLSLHEPASTWLPEMAVNGKADLTIHDMLRYSAGLPVDNQHLDETNLALVWQRMAETPLDYAPGTQVLYSDVTYRLLGKVIEAAAGMPLDAFVRMAVWGPLGMTNTMFRPAPALRHRIAATGYSERRGYLVRGEVQDEQDFALGGVVGCDGAFSTALDLAVFCQMLLNKGVYGDTRILSRHLARAMVKDQTPQVDEAVANQSPLNDLLVGPKSYGWEIWSPRFSTGGMRLSPKSYGKVGGAGTFMWVDPAREIIGVLLTNHGLPNPFSGKNWNLLLDAVGCTEFYDGIIAAVDVE, encoded by the coding sequence ATGAGAACCGAGCGAACCGTGAGGCGAAGAGACCTTCTTCGCTGGGCAGGTCCGGCGGCAGCGGCACTGGCGGTAACCCCCGCGATCCTCGCGCTGCCGGGTCAGCAGGGCGGCCATCCCGCGCCGACGCTCGCCCCGGGGCTGCCGGAGTACGTGGGTATGTCGGCAGCGCGCCTCGAAGATGTGTTCGCGAGGATCGCGCGCCGGGTCGAGGACGGGCTGTTCCCGGGCGCGACGGCGCTCATCGCCCGCAAAGGCATGATCGTCGGCCATCGCGCGTTCGGCACGAAGGTCCGCGATCACGAGACGGAGCCCGTGACGCTCGACACGATCTTCGACGTCCAGTCGATGACCAAGGTCCTGGCGACGGCGATTGCAGCGCTGGTACTGGTGGACGACGGAGATCTCTCGCTCCACGAGCCCGCGTCCACCTGGCTCCCCGAGATGGCCGTGAACGGGAAGGCCGATCTCACCATCCACGATATGCTGCGCTATTCGGCAGGCCTTCCGGTCGACAATCAGCACCTCGACGAAACGAATCTCGCGCTGGTATGGCAGCGCATGGCCGAGACGCCGCTCGACTATGCTCCCGGCACGCAGGTGCTCTACAGCGACGTCACCTACCGGCTTCTCGGCAAGGTCATCGAAGCTGCGGCCGGGATGCCCCTCGACGCCTTCGTCCGCATGGCGGTGTGGGGCCCACTCGGCATGACCAACACGATGTTCCGACCCGCCCCCGCGCTCCGCCATCGCATTGCAGCGACCGGCTACTCCGAGCGCCGCGGCTATCTGGTCCGGGGCGAGGTGCAGGACGAGCAGGACTTCGCGCTGGGAGGCGTCGTCGGCTGTGACGGCGCGTTCAGCACGGCGCTCGATCTGGCCGTCTTCTGCCAGATGCTCCTGAACAAGGGCGTCTACGGGGATACCCGCATCCTCTCGCGCCACCTGGCCCGCGCCATGGTGAAAGACCAGACCCCGCAGGTCGACGAGGCGGTCGCCAATCAATCTCCCCTGAATGACTTGCTGGTCGGACCGAAATCCTATGGCTGGGAGATCTGGTCTCCCCGCTTCTCGACCGGCGGCATGCGCCTCTCGCCCAAGTCCTACGGCAAGGTCGGTGGCGCCGGCACGTTCATGTGGGTGGACCCTGCACGCGAGATCATCGGCGTGCTTCTGACGAACCACGGCCTTCCCAACCCCTTCAGCGGGAAGAACTGGAACCTGCTCCTCGACGCCGTGGGATGCACCGAGTTCTACGACGGCATCATCGCCGCCGTCGACGTCGAATGA
- a CDS encoding S28 family serine protease: MRIYGRTIFTLVLSSLALVACGGDDDGNPNKSNEGGGGSCGTDCNAGGAGGAGGDGGDGGNGGGGAGPQADILERLSGLHGVEVVEATSSVDGYRYFELSILQPMDHGNPNGQAFQQRIQLHHRDDAAPTVLATTGYMLFGGQYLEEPTALLEANQLYVEHRYFDPSRPSPADWSLLNIEQAAADHHRIVELIRPLYSGAWISTGASKGGMTSVYHRRFYPDDVDGTVAYVAPLSFGLSDARYGEFLAQVGDDPACRQRLKDFQREVLLRRSVMLDRMADLVVQGYSFDTMGIEAAVEAAVIDLPFAFWQYSGASDCGDIPTAAASDDEIWQYLEAVGMVAFYDDSSVLSFEPYYWQAFTELGAPGTDESHIADLLTIDLDAIDSLPSIDAAPVFNPAAMQDIDTWVKGQGQRILFIYGETDPWTAGAFALGGAEDSYLFTARGANHYASISSLEDADRGVALTRLAAWAGVSTPQPLVHGAPRLVSPSPTTLRLFRRALSR, translated from the coding sequence ATGCGAATCTACGGACGCACGATCTTCACACTTGTCCTGTCTTCCCTGGCCCTCGTCGCTTGCGGCGGAGACGACGACGGGAACCCGAACAAATCGAACGAGGGGGGAGGGGGGAGCTGCGGGACGGACTGCAACGCGGGTGGCGCGGGTGGCGCGGGGGGTGACGGTGGCGACGGTGGCAACGGTGGCGGGGGCGCTGGACCGCAGGCCGACATCCTGGAGCGGCTCTCGGGTCTCCACGGTGTGGAGGTGGTCGAAGCCACCTCCAGTGTGGATGGATACCGCTACTTCGAACTCTCGATCCTCCAGCCCATGGACCACGGAAATCCGAATGGGCAGGCGTTCCAGCAGCGCATCCAGCTGCATCACCGGGACGACGCCGCGCCGACGGTGCTGGCGACGACGGGATACATGCTGTTCGGCGGGCAGTACCTGGAAGAGCCGACGGCCCTGCTCGAAGCGAACCAGCTTTACGTGGAGCATCGCTACTTCGATCCTTCACGTCCCAGCCCGGCGGACTGGTCGTTGCTGAACATCGAGCAAGCCGCGGCGGATCATCACCGGATCGTGGAGCTGATCCGACCGCTCTACTCCGGTGCCTGGATCTCGACCGGCGCGAGCAAGGGCGGGATGACGTCGGTGTATCACCGCCGCTTCTACCCGGACGACGTGGATGGAACCGTGGCCTATGTGGCGCCGCTGAGCTTCGGCTTGAGCGATGCGCGCTACGGGGAGTTCCTGGCGCAGGTGGGTGACGATCCGGCGTGTCGCCAGCGCCTGAAGGACTTCCAGCGAGAGGTTCTGCTTCGACGGAGCGTGATGCTCGATCGGATGGCCGATCTGGTGGTGCAGGGGTACTCGTTCGACACCATGGGGATCGAAGCCGCCGTGGAAGCGGCCGTGATCGACCTGCCCTTCGCCTTCTGGCAGTACAGCGGGGCCAGCGATTGTGGTGACATCCCGACCGCGGCGGCGAGTGACGACGAGATCTGGCAGTACCTGGAGGCCGTGGGCATGGTCGCGTTCTACGACGACTCCTCGGTGCTGAGCTTCGAGCCCTACTACTGGCAAGCATTCACCGAGCTCGGCGCGCCGGGAACGGACGAGAGCCACATCGCGGATCTGTTGACCATCGACCTGGATGCCATCGACAGCCTGCCCAGCATCGACGCGGCGCCAGTCTTCAATCCCGCGGCGATGCAGGACATCGATACGTGGGTGAAGGGGCAAGGGCAGCGGATCCTGTTCATCTATGGCGAGACCGACCCGTGGACGGCTGGCGCGTTCGCGCTGGGTGGAGCCGAGGATTCGTACCTGTTCACGGCGCGGGGCGCGAACCACTACGCCAGCATCTCGTCGCTCGAAGACGCCGATCGCGGGGTCGCGCTGACGCGGCTCGCGGCGTGGGCAGGGGTCTCCACCCCCCAGCCTCTCGTGCACGGCGCGCCTCGGTTGGTGTCGCCGTCACCGACGACGCTGCGGCTCTTCCGACGCGCCCTGTCTCGCTGA
- a CDS encoding SDR family NAD(P)-dependent oxidoreductase, with the protein MTSEALPAPPTPHEVETCVRVLESLGAQRALLAELDLTFRRRLLMAAGKLSRPERAEQRELAKAFRRREHGQRKAADAALLDATGIRAARREPVFVTPLQMTAPPRVEPAASPPEAPEEALQNERKCYVCKAPFRAVHFFYDAMCGRCGDLNFEKRNQSAPLDGRVALVTGARVKIGYQAAIKLLRAGARVIVSTRFPHDAARRYAEEADFEAWSGRLHIYGLDLRHAPSVELFARHLDQSLDRLDFVLNNACQTVRRPPAYYEHLVSLEQAALEALPEGARPLVAAYDALRSQGGSGGAPARRAAGLLEPAALSQIRTAADGPLAWALSSDTEAPPPDALFPRGRYDADQQQIDLRGVNSWRLTLGEVTTVEMLEVQLVNAVAPFILNARLKPLMLRHRTGDKHIVNVSAMEGQFYRAFKTDKHPHTNMAKAALNMMTRTSAPDYVKDGIHMNSVDTGWVTDEDPAAIAARKVEEHGFHPPLDIVDGAARICDPIFSGLLTGQHLWGQFLKDYAPTDW; encoded by the coding sequence ATGACGTCGGAGGCGCTGCCAGCGCCGCCGACGCCTCACGAGGTGGAGACGTGCGTCCGGGTCCTGGAGTCGCTCGGGGCCCAGCGGGCGCTGCTGGCAGAGCTGGATCTCACGTTCCGGCGGCGCTTGCTCATGGCGGCAGGCAAGCTCTCCAGGCCAGAGCGGGCGGAGCAGCGGGAGCTGGCCAAGGCGTTCCGACGCCGAGAGCACGGGCAGCGGAAAGCGGCGGACGCCGCGCTGCTCGACGCGACGGGCATCCGCGCGGCGCGGCGGGAGCCGGTGTTCGTCACGCCGCTCCAGATGACGGCGCCACCTCGGGTCGAGCCGGCGGCGAGCCCGCCGGAAGCGCCGGAGGAGGCGCTGCAGAACGAGCGGAAGTGCTACGTCTGCAAGGCGCCGTTCCGGGCCGTCCACTTCTTCTATGACGCGATGTGCGGGCGCTGTGGTGACCTGAACTTCGAGAAGCGGAACCAGTCGGCACCCCTCGATGGGCGCGTGGCACTGGTCACGGGGGCGCGGGTCAAGATCGGCTACCAGGCGGCGATCAAGCTGCTCCGGGCAGGGGCGAGGGTGATCGTGTCGACGCGCTTTCCTCACGACGCGGCGCGCCGGTACGCGGAGGAGGCCGATTTCGAGGCGTGGTCCGGGCGTCTCCACATCTACGGGCTGGATCTGCGCCACGCGCCGAGCGTGGAGCTGTTCGCGCGGCACCTGGATCAGTCGCTGGATCGGCTGGACTTCGTGCTGAACAACGCCTGCCAGACGGTGCGGCGGCCGCCGGCCTACTACGAGCACCTGGTGTCGCTGGAGCAGGCTGCGCTGGAGGCGTTGCCCGAGGGGGCACGGCCGCTGGTCGCGGCGTACGACGCGCTCCGGAGCCAGGGAGGGTCGGGCGGTGCGCCCGCGCGCCGCGCCGCGGGGCTGCTCGAGCCCGCAGCGCTCTCGCAGATCCGTACGGCGGCGGATGGGCCGCTGGCCTGGGCGCTGTCCTCGGACACGGAGGCGCCGCCGCCCGACGCGCTGTTCCCGCGCGGGCGCTACGACGCGGATCAGCAGCAGATCGATCTGCGCGGTGTGAACAGCTGGCGGCTCACGCTGGGAGAGGTGACGACGGTGGAGATGCTGGAGGTGCAGCTCGTCAACGCCGTGGCGCCGTTCATCCTCAACGCGCGGCTCAAGCCGCTGATGCTGCGGCACCGGACGGGCGACAAGCACATCGTGAACGTGTCGGCGATGGAGGGGCAGTTCTACCGGGCCTTCAAGACCGACAAGCACCCGCACACGAACATGGCCAAGGCCGCGCTCAACATGATGACCCGCACCTCGGCGCCCGATTACGTGAAAGACGGGATCCACATGAACAGCGTGGATACGGGCTGGGTCACGGACGAGGATCCCGCCGCGATCGCGGCGCGCAAGGTGGAGGAGCACGGGTTCCATCCGCCGCTCGACATTGTCGATGGGGCAGCACGAATCTGCGATCCCATCTTCTCGGGATTGCTCACCGGTCAGCATCTGTGGGGGCAGTTCTTGAAGGACTACGCACCCACGGACTGGTAG
- a CDS encoding ATP-binding protein gives MFRELGRIRVRLLVVNVVVLLVPVVGLEFARIHERQLLEALERDMRNQASLVRAFVERDLTDQVDLGDPRHANILTTAAARTRTRIRLIDATGAVLADSHEHGPPEGPEPPPPSLVPRSIRENSGFTRDYNLSRGPKTWPEIPDRPEVRKALEGHPASMTRIRDRHPDVLLFITEPIRNRGRVVGAAYLVRSTQPVLVELHRIRTGLVRVLAVALLITGTATLLLAWSISRPLGRLSRAARRVAEGEPDVSIPVSGGGEIEELGASFARMKDQLDARLRFIQDFAADVAHEFKSPLTSLRGAAELLEEGADDDPEARRRFLRNITLDVERLDRLVSRLLELSRIEASREPMTDIDLPALLQRVVDRASTPDQPVVLHPARISRRLLARATDLEAALLNLAENAVRFSPTGQPVEITVRDHDPTASIHIVVEDHGPGIPPTNLARIFDRFFTTDEARDGTGLGLAIVQSVAQAHGGRVHVESRWTGDVPEGAPTGATFTLELPTQR, from the coding sequence GTGTTCCGCGAGCTGGGTCGCATCCGGGTGCGGCTCCTCGTCGTCAACGTCGTCGTGCTCCTCGTTCCCGTCGTCGGGCTGGAGTTCGCCCGCATCCACGAGCGGCAGCTCCTCGAAGCCCTGGAGCGCGACATGCGCAACCAGGCTTCCCTCGTCCGCGCCTTCGTCGAGCGCGACCTCACCGACCAGGTGGACCTCGGCGATCCACGCCACGCCAACATCCTCACCACCGCCGCGGCCCGCACCCGCACCCGCATCCGCCTGATCGACGCGACCGGCGCCGTGCTCGCCGACTCCCACGAGCACGGTCCCCCCGAGGGCCCCGAGCCTCCGCCCCCCTCGCTCGTGCCCCGCTCCATCCGCGAGAACAGCGGCTTCACCCGCGACTACAACCTCTCCCGTGGCCCGAAGACCTGGCCCGAGATCCCCGACCGACCCGAGGTCCGCAAGGCGCTCGAAGGCCACCCTGCCTCCATGACCCGGATCCGGGACCGCCACCCCGACGTCCTGCTCTTCATCACCGAACCCATCCGCAACCGCGGCCGCGTCGTCGGCGCTGCCTACCTCGTACGCTCCACCCAGCCCGTCCTCGTCGAGCTGCACCGCATCCGCACCGGCCTCGTGCGCGTCCTTGCCGTCGCCCTCTTGATCACCGGCACCGCCACCCTCTTGCTCGCCTGGTCCATCTCCCGCCCCCTCGGACGCCTCTCCCGCGCCGCCCGCCGCGTCGCCGAGGGCGAGCCCGACGTGAGCATCCCCGTCTCCGGCGGCGGTGAGATCGAAGAGCTGGGCGCCTCCTTCGCCCGCATGAAGGACCAGCTCGACGCGCGCCTCCGCTTCATCCAGGACTTCGCCGCCGACGTCGCCCACGAGTTCAAGTCCCCCCTCACCTCGCTCCGCGGCGCCGCCGAGCTGCTCGAAGAGGGCGCCGACGACGACCCCGAAGCCCGCCGCCGTTTCCTCCGCAACATCACCCTCGACGTCGAGCGCCTCGACCGCCTCGTCTCTCGCCTCCTCGAGCTCAGCCGCATCGAGGCCTCCCGCGAGCCCATGACCGACATCGATCTCCCCGCCCTGCTCCAACGCGTCGTCGACCGCGCCAGCACCCCGGACCAACCCGTCGTGCTGCACCCCGCGCGCATCTCCCGACGCCTTCTCGCCCGCGCCACCGACCTCGAAGCCGCCCTGCTCAACCTCGCCGAGAACGCCGTCCGCTTCTCGCCCACGGGACAGCCCGTCGAGATCACCGTGCGCGACCACGACCCGACCGCCTCGATCCACATCGTCGTCGAGGACCACGGCCCAGGCATCCCGCCCACGAACCTCGCGCGCATCTTCGACCGCTTCTTCACCACCGACGAAGCCCGCGACGGCACGGGCCTCGGCCTCGCCATCGTGCAGAGCGTCGCGCAAGCCCATGGCGGCCGCGTGCACGTCGAGAGCCGCTGGACCGGCGACGTCCCGGAGGGCGCCCCCACCGGCGCCACGTTCACCCTGGAGCTGCCCACCCAGCGCTGA
- a CDS encoding DUF1036 domain-containing protein gives MKHAMLGIASALMLLAWSAAAHADIRICNHAGEKIWVAMAAYQSGRWISSGWYGHENGTCRTLVKGRPTNTRYYFHVQGESGKRWGGPNRFCVEPNDAFTIERAEEISWCEPRPFFCRWTADGPREEIVVTPGYAGLHESRCDI, from the coding sequence GTGAAACACGCAATGCTGGGAATCGCTTCCGCGCTCATGCTGCTGGCATGGTCTGCGGCGGCCCACGCCGACATCCGCATCTGTAACCACGCCGGAGAGAAGATCTGGGTGGCCATGGCGGCCTACCAGAGCGGCCGCTGGATCAGCTCCGGCTGGTACGGCCATGAAAACGGCACCTGCCGCACCCTCGTCAAGGGAAGGCCGACGAACACGCGGTACTACTTCCACGTGCAAGGAGAGTCCGGAAAGCGATGGGGAGGTCCCAACCGCTTCTGCGTCGAACCCAACGACGCTTTCACGATCGAGCGCGCCGAGGAGATCTCGTGGTGCGAGCCGCGCCCCTTCTTCTGCCGCTGGACGGCCGACGGCCCCCGAGAAGAGATCGTGGTGACCCCCGGGTATGCAGGCCTCCACGAGAGCCGCTGCGACATCTGA
- a CDS encoding AgmX/PglI C-terminal domain-containing protein, with translation MAVMRGINALLAGALLAACGGSEGPLPASTMPQPQGGATSPPLAAGAPQQAARPPKDGPRLQLDGQSLRLDGVVVAPVTALQSDEFEPIEELLGPLRARPRSTVAGGGTEPCVVEVAAEVPFQSVTSVLQTCGMAGHPEALLHVGPGWIQVRTPVIGNPSDPTDPKEMLGAPSRRQLVLHAGRDRLGIQFGDVSPPKAGSMHWQLASVLDRSVTRSPSGTPSEGEVLGTALAEACQGLSRPCLSGMRFTEDRGLRFGDMASVLSIVGGVQGTPGGVPEIVVSFSERLGPVLRTRTARRLRPEVIQGVVRGHFERFRACYEAGLLRDATLTGRVTVLFRIDEGGHVVEASDEPVPAIPGQAAAPAMKDKDQEVVSCVLAEFEKLSFPEQDFGLVTVVYPIVFSPEATSP, from the coding sequence ATGGCGGTGATGCGGGGCATCAACGCGCTTCTCGCAGGGGCGTTGCTCGCGGCGTGTGGGGGGTCGGAGGGGCCTTTGCCTGCCTCGACGATGCCGCAGCCCCAGGGGGGCGCCACGTCTCCACCGCTCGCCGCTGGTGCGCCCCAGCAGGCGGCGAGGCCGCCCAAGGACGGGCCTCGGCTCCAGCTCGATGGGCAGTCACTCCGCCTCGACGGGGTGGTCGTGGCACCCGTCACGGCGTTGCAGAGCGACGAGTTCGAGCCCATCGAGGAGCTGCTCGGCCCGCTGCGCGCGCGGCCTCGGAGCACCGTAGCCGGCGGTGGGACGGAGCCCTGCGTGGTCGAGGTGGCCGCCGAGGTGCCGTTCCAGTCGGTGACCAGCGTCCTTCAGACGTGCGGCATGGCGGGCCATCCCGAGGCCTTGCTGCACGTCGGTCCGGGCTGGATCCAGGTGCGCACGCCGGTGATCGGAAACCCTTCCGACCCGACGGACCCGAAGGAGATGCTGGGGGCGCCGTCGCGGCGGCAGCTCGTGCTGCATGCCGGGCGGGACCGGCTCGGAATCCAGTTCGGGGATGTCTCGCCTCCGAAGGCGGGATCGATGCACTGGCAGCTCGCCTCGGTGCTGGACCGCTCGGTGACGCGCTCGCCCTCGGGGACGCCATCCGAAGGGGAAGTCCTCGGCACGGCGCTGGCCGAGGCCTGTCAGGGGCTCTCGCGTCCTTGCCTTTCCGGGATGAGGTTCACGGAGGACAGGGGGCTGCGCTTCGGCGACATGGCGAGCGTGCTGTCGATCGTGGGCGGTGTGCAGGGGACGCCGGGGGGCGTGCCGGAGATCGTGGTGAGCTTCAGCGAGCGGCTGGGGCCCGTTCTGCGCACGCGGACGGCGCGTCGGCTCCGCCCGGAGGTGATCCAGGGGGTGGTCCGGGGACACTTCGAGCGCTTCCGGGCTTGCTACGAGGCGGGGCTGCTGCGCGATGCGACGCTGACGGGCCGCGTGACCGTCCTGTTCAGGATCGATGAGGGGGGCCACGTGGTCGAGGCGAGTGATGAGCCCGTGCCGGCAATTCCAGGACAGGCGGCGGCACCTGCGATGAAGGACAAGGACCAGGAGGTGGTGTCGTGCGTCCTCGCGGAGTTCGAGAAGCTCTCGTTCCCCGAGCAGGATTTCGGGCTCGTCACCGTGGTCTATCCCATCGTGTTCTCGCCCGAAGCGACGTCGCCGTGA
- a CDS encoding CapA family protein has translation MPSPRPAPRPGTFTLLAGGDICLGKGLGKTLLDDPTFDPFEHLTGLLATADVRFANLESQISDQKGETQHPKNPLVFVGPPIGADALGRAGFDLVSLANNHMWDYGERAFYDTLDHLDRVGVAYVGAGRNFTSAYGPVILERNGVRVAIVAVTDIWNQGVIWSHAARDRVAAADLNAIGVTVRALKKRSDIDLVVVSQHGGGEYLDTPLPFTRKFARAAIDAGADAFLGHHPHVFHGVEMRKGKPIFYSLGSFVMRVSREHPDAPLGMVARLALRRGEAPTAEVCPVRNADLKAYPLAVDPQRAATEAAFTERFQRISGNNKPAAALGAFTPEGCAPLIPEPTSGALDETARPPSGRAPVAQEGERAGGKTVSARAAAGVGKLGQGRGRDPSP, from the coding sequence ATGCCCTCTCCGCGCCCCGCCCCTCGACCAGGCACCTTCACCCTCCTCGCGGGGGGGGACATCTGCCTCGGCAAGGGGCTCGGCAAGACCCTCCTCGACGACCCGACCTTCGATCCCTTCGAGCACCTCACGGGCCTCCTCGCGACTGCCGACGTGCGCTTCGCCAACCTGGAGAGCCAGATCAGTGATCAGAAGGGCGAGACCCAGCACCCGAAGAACCCCCTCGTCTTCGTCGGCCCTCCGATCGGCGCCGACGCCCTCGGGCGCGCGGGCTTCGACCTGGTGTCCCTCGCGAACAACCACATGTGGGACTACGGCGAGCGCGCCTTCTACGACACGCTCGATCACCTCGATCGCGTGGGGGTCGCCTACGTCGGCGCAGGGCGCAACTTCACCAGCGCGTATGGCCCGGTGATCCTGGAGCGGAACGGCGTCCGGGTCGCCATCGTCGCGGTCACCGACATCTGGAACCAGGGCGTGATCTGGTCCCATGCTGCCCGGGACCGGGTCGCCGCGGCCGATCTGAACGCCATCGGCGTCACCGTGCGCGCGCTGAAGAAGCGTTCCGACATCGACCTGGTCGTGGTCAGCCAGCACGGCGGTGGCGAGTACCTCGACACCCCCTTGCCGTTCACCCGCAAGTTCGCGCGCGCGGCGATCGACGCGGGCGCCGACGCCTTCCTCGGGCACCATCCGCACGTGTTCCACGGCGTCGAGATGCGCAAGGGAAAGCCCATCTTCTACAGCCTCGGCAGCTTCGTGATGCGGGTGAGCCGCGAGCACCCCGACGCCCCGCTCGGGATGGTCGCGCGCCTCGCGCTCCGGCGTGGCGAGGCCCCGACCGCCGAGGTCTGCCCCGTGCGCAACGCCGACCTCAAAGCGTACCCGCTCGCCGTGGACCCGCAGCGCGCCGCGACCGAGGCCGCTTTCACCGAGCGGTTCCAGCGCATCTCCGGAAACAACAAGCCTGCCGCCGCGCTGGGCGCCTTCACGCCCGAAGGCTGTGCGCCCCTGATCCCCGAGCCGACCTCGGGGGCCCTCGACGAGACGGCGCGACCTCCGAGCGGTCGAGCGCCCGTCGCACAGGAGGGGGAGAGGGCTGGAGGCAAGACCGTGAGCGCGAGGGCCGCGGCAGGGGTCGGGAAGCTGGGCCAGGGGCGGGGCCGAGATCCGTCGCCCTGA